One window of the Shewanella litorisediminis genome contains the following:
- the dprA gene encoding DNA-processing protein DprA, with protein MDVEELRQRLETEKDSLPLSPSLRSGLVVDYRLVDAALQWQAASTNHHLICFDDPRYPPLLKTITDPPVFLFAKGQAEALLRPSVAMVGSRAASYSGLQSARMLASGLAGYGFAVVSGLAAGIDGACHQGVLAAEGVTHAVLGTGIDEIYPKKHVGLANEILESGCIVSEFWPGTPVFAGNFPKRNRIITGMALGTLVVEAARKSGSLISARLAMEQGREVFAVPGSILDERHQGCHDLLRQGVKLVCDAADIVEELASMLSCQLDMLPQSPHIEAESGQELPYPELLASVEYETTPIDRLVEHSGKPIDLVLEQILELELQGWVAAVPGGYVRVKRK; from the coding sequence ATGGATGTGGAAGAGCTGAGACAAAGGCTGGAAACGGAAAAAGACTCCTTGCCCTTGTCGCCCTCTCTGCGGTCCGGCCTGGTTGTGGATTACCGCTTGGTGGACGCGGCGTTGCAATGGCAAGCCGCATCCACAAACCACCATCTCATCTGTTTTGATGACCCGCGCTACCCACCCTTACTCAAAACCATCACAGACCCACCAGTCTTTCTGTTTGCCAAAGGTCAGGCCGAGGCTTTGCTGCGACCTTCTGTTGCCATGGTCGGCAGCCGGGCGGCGAGTTACAGTGGACTGCAAAGTGCCAGAATGCTGGCCTCCGGACTGGCAGGATACGGGTTTGCTGTGGTCAGTGGTTTAGCGGCCGGCATCGATGGTGCCTGTCATCAGGGGGTATTGGCTGCGGAGGGCGTGACCCATGCGGTGCTTGGTACGGGGATTGATGAAATTTACCCCAAAAAACATGTCGGTCTGGCGAATGAGATTTTGGAGAGCGGGTGCATTGTGAGTGAGTTCTGGCCTGGTACGCCTGTCTTTGCCGGTAACTTTCCAAAGCGAAACCGCATTATCACCGGAATGGCGCTGGGAACGCTGGTGGTTGAGGCGGCCAGAAAGAGTGGCTCACTGATTTCCGCCAGATTGGCGATGGAGCAGGGGCGAGAGGTTTTTGCCGTACCCGGCAGTATACTGGATGAAAGGCATCAGGGATGTCATGATTTGTTGCGTCAGGGGGTAAAACTTGTTTGCGATGCTGCCGATATAGTGGAGGAACTTGCTAGCATGTTGAGTTGTCAGCTTGATATGTTGCCCCAAAGCCCCCATATCGAAGCTGAAAGCGGTCAGGAGTTGCCATACCCGGAGCTCTTGGCTAGTGTAGAGTATGAGACCACACCCATAGACAGGTTGGTGGAACATAGTGGTAAACCGATAGATCTTGTGCTGGAACAAATACTTGAGTTGGAGTTACAAGGTTGGGTTGCTGCAGTACCCGGTGGTTACGTCAGAGTGAAGAGGAAATAG
- a CDS encoding DUF494 family protein, with protein sequence MFDILMYLFENYVQNDLEVDMLVDEDQLKKELALAGFRQTEIIKALNWLEHLADLRDSEQPYLCHHEQHSFRVYTPEEMERLDVECRGFLMFLEQIKVLNVEAREMVIDRVMDLDESSLTLDDLKWVIMMVLFNAPGQEMAYNQMENMMFDEQPGRLHS encoded by the coding sequence ATGTTTGACATCCTCATGTACCTATTCGAGAACTATGTTCAGAATGACCTGGAAGTTGACATGCTGGTGGACGAAGACCAGCTGAAAAAAGAACTGGCTCTTGCCGGGTTTCGCCAAACAGAAATTATCAAGGCGCTGAACTGGCTGGAGCATCTGGCAGATCTTCGCGACAGCGAACAACCCTATTTGTGTCACCATGAGCAGCACTCATTCCGGGTATATACCCCGGAAGAGATGGAGCGCCTGGACGTAGAATGCCGTGGCTTTCTCATGTTCCTTGAGCAGATAAAGGTGCTCAATGTCGAAGCCCGTGAGATGGTGATAGACAGGGTGATGGATTTGGATGAATCCAGCCTCACATTGGACGATCTCAAATGGGTTATCATGATGGTGCTTTTTAATGCACCAGGCCAGGAAATGGCGTACAACCAGATGGAAAATATGATGTTTGATGAGCAGCCCGGCCGGCTGCACTCCTGA
- a CDS encoding collagenase, producing the protein MKAKTLALCLLFGLTGCNQTPTSIVELTDTLTPRLAVIEDVLAADTELYSQANFNLALALLEQPEADHKKLLIYLRAYSYFGDMDVMDEKRASRLATILSRSAQTAPDSTREQIAVVGYRFLADKARGDEIVPFLEMLAVQLTQLAAEPVSIGRDYALWETLRAYGFLLFESRKHPDSRLTKIMLASEADAALLNFARSSAAIQGADDWPRMNAYWALALYRLTLPAGENGETTPEELKLDNAVKGIASADAAIRGSAAKATYTLGYHVNRFGGKEACEQDELCVIPELTQVLPQRHACSERLYILSQDLTTAEFAESCTRLISQENSFHELLDTQRLPTANDFNEALQVVAFKNWSQYNAYGQLLFDIGTDNGGMYIEGTPSKPGNQASFFAFRQWWIAPEFAIWNLNHEYVHYLDGRFVKYGGFGHFPGKMVWWAEGLAEYVSKGTENPEAMALAREKQASTPSLAEIFATEYQDGLDRTYRWSYLAIRFLAEQRPNALKEIVKHLKTDYFEGYETRLQTLAANEQTAFSDWLATLLESPNVTPTATDALPRKINRYAYRDYLQPPHLTSDGLHFHF; encoded by the coding sequence GTGAAAGCAAAAACCCTCGCCCTCTGCCTGCTGTTCGGCCTCACTGGCTGTAACCAAACTCCCACATCAATCGTCGAATTGACTGATACTTTAACGCCAAGGCTTGCCGTCATAGAAGATGTCTTGGCGGCAGATACCGAACTCTACAGCCAGGCCAATTTCAATCTGGCACTGGCACTGCTTGAGCAGCCAGAAGCTGATCACAAAAAGCTGCTGATCTATCTTCGCGCCTACAGCTATTTCGGTGACATGGATGTGATGGATGAAAAGCGAGCATCACGCCTTGCCACGATTTTGTCGCGCTCAGCTCAAACAGCGCCTGACAGCACCCGGGAACAAATTGCCGTGGTGGGTTATCGATTCCTCGCCGATAAAGCCCGCGGCGATGAGATTGTCCCTTTTCTTGAAATGTTGGCAGTGCAGCTCACGCAATTGGCAGCTGAACCTGTGTCGATTGGGCGGGACTATGCCCTGTGGGAAACCCTCAGAGCCTACGGCTTTTTATTGTTTGAGAGCCGTAAACACCCCGATAGCCGCCTAACCAAGATCATGCTTGCATCAGAAGCTGACGCTGCTCTGCTTAACTTTGCTCGCAGCAGCGCCGCCATCCAAGGCGCTGATGACTGGCCGAGAATGAACGCCTACTGGGCACTGGCACTCTATCGCCTGACTCTGCCTGCTGGCGAAAATGGCGAAACGACACCAGAGGAACTCAAGTTGGATAATGCAGTTAAGGGCATTGCCAGCGCCGATGCCGCCATTCGAGGGAGTGCCGCCAAAGCAACCTATACCCTTGGCTACCACGTCAACCGCTTTGGCGGAAAAGAGGCCTGCGAGCAGGATGAACTCTGTGTTATCCCGGAACTGACTCAGGTGCTGCCCCAACGCCACGCTTGCTCCGAGCGTCTGTATATCCTGTCTCAGGATTTGACCACCGCTGAGTTTGCCGAAAGCTGCACCCGATTAATCTCCCAGGAAAACAGCTTCCACGAGCTTCTCGATACCCAAAGGCTACCCACCGCGAACGACTTCAACGAAGCCCTGCAGGTCGTTGCCTTCAAAAACTGGAGCCAATACAACGCCTACGGACAGCTGCTGTTTGACATAGGCACAGACAATGGCGGCATGTATATCGAAGGAACACCTTCCAAACCCGGTAACCAGGCGAGCTTTTTCGCCTTCCGCCAATGGTGGATTGCGCCTGAGTTTGCCATCTGGAACCTGAATCACGAGTACGTGCATTATCTTGATGGTCGCTTTGTAAAGTACGGTGGTTTCGGTCACTTTCCGGGCAAGATGGTGTGGTGGGCGGAAGGGCTGGCGGAATATGTGTCAAAAGGCACTGAAAATCCTGAAGCTATGGCGCTTGCCCGAGAAAAGCAGGCATCAACCCCTTCGCTTGCTGAGATTTTTGCCACCGAATATCAGGATGGCTTGGACAGGACCTATAGATGGAGTTATCTCGCGATCCGTTTTCTCGCGGAGCAGCGGCCCAATGCCCTGAAGGAAATAGTAAAGCATCTGAAAACCGATTATTTCGAAGGCTACGAGACCCGGTTGCAGACCTTGGCGGCAAATGAACAAACCGCATTCAGTGATTGGCTGGCAACGCTGCTTGAATCCCCCAACGTAACCCCCACCGCCACTGATGCCCTGCCCCGCAAAATCAACCGCTATGCCTACCGTGACTATTTGCAGCCGCCTCATTTAACCTCCGATGGGCTGCACTTTCATTTCTGA
- a CDS encoding topoisomerase DNA-binding C4 zinc finger domain-containing protein: MSKIDHSLFSAHEHALEREFELCPECGSELSVRHSKHGSFVGCNNYPNCQYTRPLVQHESIETQVIEGSACPECGHELAVKSGRFGIFIGCTQYPQCHHIEKLDQAAPEEAVACPVCKAGLMEHRTNRYGKGFYACSCYPKCKFLVNYPPVAETCPDCGFGLLVQRKGASGTRLECPNKPCKYKRPL; this comes from the coding sequence ATGTCCAAAATAGATCACAGCCTGTTCAGTGCCCACGAGCACGCTCTGGAGCGCGAGTTTGAGCTCTGCCCCGAGTGCGGCAGCGAGCTGTCGGTCCGCCACAGCAAGCATGGCAGTTTTGTCGGCTGCAACAATTACCCCAATTGCCAATATACCCGTCCCCTGGTTCAGCACGAATCCATCGAAACCCAGGTTATAGAAGGCTCAGCCTGCCCCGAGTGTGGCCACGAGCTGGCGGTTAAATCTGGCCGGTTCGGTATTTTCATCGGTTGTACCCAATACCCACAGTGCCACCATATTGAGAAACTCGATCAGGCCGCGCCGGAAGAGGCCGTAGCCTGCCCGGTATGCAAAGCCGGTTTGATGGAGCACAGAACCAACCGCTACGGTAAAGGTTTTTACGCCTGTTCCTGTTATCCCAAGTGCAAGTTTTTGGTGAACTACCCGCCAGTAGCAGAGACCTGCCCAGACTGTGGCTTCGGCCTCTTGGTGCAGCGAAAAGGTGCCAGTGGCACACGACTCGAGTGCCCCAATAAACCGTGTAAATACAAACGGCCTCTTTGA
- a CDS encoding L-threonylcarbamoyladenylate synthase, with protein MLQVNPSEISGIIESGAVVAYPTEAVYGLGCDPDNDAAIEKLLAVKQRPWEKGLILIASGFDQLKPYIDLSRVTEAQLQFAFDKWPGPFTFVIPAKAGVSRMLRGSFDTIAVRVTAHEGVRAMCDACRKPLVSTSANLAGEQPALTLAEVQTQLGDKIDAVVLGQLGQSCQPSTIIDIQTGHIFRKG; from the coding sequence ATGTTGCAGGTAAACCCCTCTGAAATCAGTGGCATCATCGAAAGTGGGGCTGTGGTGGCTTATCCAACCGAGGCGGTATATGGTTTGGGCTGTGACCCGGATAACGATGCCGCGATAGAAAAGCTGTTGGCAGTAAAGCAGCGTCCTTGGGAAAAGGGACTTATTCTGATTGCCAGCGGCTTCGACCAGCTTAAACCCTATATTGATTTAAGCCGCGTGACCGAGGCCCAGTTACAGTTTGCCTTCGATAAGTGGCCGGGTCCTTTCACCTTTGTGATCCCGGCGAAAGCCGGAGTGTCGCGTATGCTCAGGGGGAGCTTTGATACCATCGCCGTGCGGGTGACTGCCCATGAAGGCGTGCGTGCCATGTGTGATGCCTGCCGAAAACCGCTGGTGTCGACCAGTGCCAACCTGGCAGGAGAACAGCCAGCCCTGACATTGGCTGAAGTTCAAACTCAGCTGGGTGATAAAATCGACGCCGTGGTGTTGGGACAGCTTGGGCAATCTTGTCAGCCATCCACCATTATCGATATTCAAACCGGACATATTTTCAGAAAAGGATAA
- the hemF gene encoding oxygen-dependent coproporphyrinogen oxidase, with protein MGLPNADEVKAFLMQLQANICAGLERLDGQARFATDSWQRAEGGGGVSRVLTDGAVFEQAGVNFSHVMGASMPASATAHRPELAGRSFEAMGVSLVIHPKNPYIPTTHANVRFFIARKEGADPVWWFGGGFDLTPYYPFESDVKEWHQSAKDLCAPFGDDVYPKYKEWCDKYFFLPHRGETRGVGGLFFDDLNHWEFEKCFDYMQAVGNGFLKAYAPIVERRKDTAYGERERDFQLYRRGRYVEFNLVYDRGTLFGLQTGGRTESILMSMPPLVRWQYAYSPEAGTPEAELYERFLKPQDWLAN; from the coding sequence ATGGGACTTCCCAACGCCGATGAGGTAAAAGCGTTTTTAATGCAGCTGCAGGCTAACATCTGCGCTGGCCTGGAAAGGCTGGATGGCCAGGCGCGCTTTGCCACTGACAGCTGGCAGCGCGCCGAAGGCGGCGGAGGTGTTAGCCGGGTGCTGACCGATGGCGCTGTGTTTGAGCAGGCCGGGGTGAACTTCTCCCATGTGATGGGAGCATCCATGCCTGCGTCTGCTACGGCACACAGACCCGAGCTGGCTGGCCGCAGCTTTGAGGCGATGGGGGTTTCCTTGGTTATCCACCCAAAGAACCCTTATATCCCAACTACCCATGCCAATGTGCGATTCTTTATTGCCCGTAAAGAGGGTGCCGACCCCGTGTGGTGGTTCGGTGGTGGTTTTGATTTAACGCCTTACTATCCGTTCGAGTCAGACGTTAAAGAGTGGCACCAAAGCGCCAAAGACCTGTGTGCGCCCTTTGGCGATGATGTGTATCCCAAGTACAAAGAATGGTGCGACAAGTACTTTTTCCTGCCACATCGTGGTGAAACCCGTGGTGTTGGCGGTCTGTTCTTCGATGATCTTAACCATTGGGAATTTGAGAAGTGCTTTGACTACATGCAGGCAGTAGGGAATGGTTTCCTCAAGGCTTATGCGCCGATTGTGGAGCGTCGTAAAGACACGGCTTATGGTGAGCGTGAGCGTGATTTTCAGCTTTATCGTCGCGGCCGTTATGTGGAATTTAACCTGGTGTACGATAGGGGCACCCTGTTTGGGTTGCAAACCGGTGGCCGCACCGAATCGATTCTGATGTCGATGCCACCTCTGGTACGTTGGCAGTATGCCTACAGCCCTGAAGCCGGAACCCCAGAGGCAGAGCTGTACGAGCGCTTCCTCAAGCCCCAGGATTGGCTGGCTAATTAA
- a CDS encoding group II truncated hemoglobin: MNWIKKIFRQQPQDDRDPNQSNAYDMIGGDKTIRAIAKQFYARMQQGEDTQKLLAMHPGPIEHSEQKLYEFLSGWLGGPQLFQQKYGHPALRARHMPFAIDEQMRDQWLVCMEHALEKAVDNEEHRKVIYQAIATLADHMRNQ; this comes from the coding sequence ATGAACTGGATAAAGAAGATATTCCGCCAACAGCCTCAGGATGACCGAGATCCGAATCAGTCCAACGCCTATGACATGATAGGCGGCGACAAGACCATACGCGCCATCGCCAAGCAGTTTTACGCCCGTATGCAGCAGGGCGAAGACACTCAAAAGCTGCTGGCAATGCACCCGGGCCCCATCGAGCACTCAGAGCAAAAGCTGTATGAGTTTTTGAGCGGCTGGCTCGGCGGGCCTCAGCTTTTTCAGCAAAAGTATGGCCATCCTGCCCTGCGGGCGAGGCACATGCCCTTCGCCATTGATGAGCAAATGCGGGATCAGTGGCTTGTTTGCATGGAGCATGCGCTGGAAAAAGCAGTGGATAACGAAGAGCACCGCAAAGTGATCTACCAGGCCATTGCTACCCTGGCAGACCATATGCGTAACCAATAA
- the aroE gene encoding shikimate dehydrogenase, with the protein MTDRYAVFGNPISHSKSPQIHAMFAKETGQSLSYEAILAPLEGFAEAVAAFMAEGGRGANVTVPFKEQAFALSDELSDDARIAGAVNTLIKLPDGRLRGDNTDGMGLVADLIRHGVELSGKRVLLVGAGGAARGALLPLVRAGAKLTISNRTLSKAEALAALCPEANIELIEGSQIRSAFDVIINSTSASLSGDLPALSASAIDNQTVCYDMMYGAKPTVFNEWAQSLGAKACIDGLGMLVGQAAESFYLWRKVRPNAAPVLQTLRQSLISGV; encoded by the coding sequence ATGACAGACAGATACGCCGTGTTTGGCAATCCCATCAGCCACAGTAAGTCACCGCAAATACATGCCATGTTTGCCAAAGAAACAGGGCAGTCCCTCAGTTATGAGGCAATACTGGCACCTCTGGAAGGCTTTGCCGAAGCCGTCGCCGCATTTATGGCAGAGGGCGGTAGAGGGGCGAATGTGACAGTGCCCTTTAAAGAGCAGGCTTTTGCCCTGAGCGATGAACTCAGTGATGACGCCCGCATTGCCGGTGCAGTCAATACCCTGATAAAGCTGCCGGATGGACGCCTTCGGGGTGATAACACTGACGGTATGGGCCTGGTGGCCGATTTAATCAGGCACGGTGTCGAGTTAAGCGGTAAGCGGGTTCTTTTGGTGGGAGCCGGTGGGGCGGCCCGTGGTGCTTTATTGCCGCTCGTTCGGGCTGGCGCCAAACTGACCATCAGCAATCGAACACTGAGTAAGGCCGAAGCGCTGGCGGCGCTGTGTCCTGAGGCCAATATTGAACTTATTGAAGGTAGCCAAATTCGAAGTGCCTTCGATGTGATTATTAACTCAACATCGGCGAGCCTCAGTGGTGACTTGCCAGCCCTGTCAGCGAGCGCTATCGACAATCAGACCGTGTGTTATGACATGATGTATGGAGCAAAGCCGACAGTTTTTAATGAGTGGGCTCAGTCGTTGGGGGCAAAAGCCTGTATCGATGGCCTGGGTATGTTGGTAGGTCAGGCCGCTGAAAGCTTTTATTTATGGCGCAAAGTAAGGCCCAATGCTGCGCCCGTGCTGCAAACCCTGCGGCAGAGTCTTATTTCAGGAGTGTAA
- a CDS encoding DUF1488 domain-containing protein: MNQSIIFADAISIDGKKQQLMLVAHQQGMRIECVLPFERLSALSGEEVTVTNAAALLETVRFEVEEMAESLIEEDAFDEWGRIEL, encoded by the coding sequence ATGAATCAAAGCATTATCTTTGCAGATGCAATTTCCATCGATGGCAAGAAGCAGCAACTGATGCTGGTGGCCCATCAGCAGGGGATGCGTATTGAATGTGTTCTGCCCTTTGAGCGTCTCAGCGCCTTAAGCGGAGAAGAGGTGACTGTTACCAACGCCGCGGCCTTACTCGAAACCGTGCGTTTTGAAGTGGAAGAGATGGCTGAGTCACTCATCGAAGAAGATGCCTTCGATGAGTGGGGGCGGATAGAGCTTTAA
- a CDS encoding gamma carbonic anhydrase family protein — MSKALRPYKGIAPKLGANVYIDEACVLVGDIELGDDASVWPMVAARGDVNHIRIGKRTSIQDGTILHVTRKTPAKPDGHPLIIGDDVTVGHKAMLHGCTVGNRVLIGMGAIILDGAHVSDDVILGAGSLVPPGKVLESGYLYVGSPAKQARPLTEAELKFLPQSAQNYVLLKDEYLQEQSPA, encoded by the coding sequence ATGTCAAAGGCTTTGAGACCCTATAAAGGAATAGCGCCTAAACTGGGCGCAAATGTGTATATAGATGAAGCCTGTGTGCTGGTTGGTGACATTGAACTGGGTGATGATGCCAGTGTTTGGCCCATGGTTGCCGCCCGTGGCGATGTGAATCATATCCGCATAGGAAAAAGAACCAGCATCCAGGACGGCACTATTTTGCACGTCACCCGTAAAACGCCAGCCAAGCCAGATGGCCACCCATTGATTATTGGTGATGACGTCACTGTCGGCCACAAGGCCATGTTGCATGGTTGCACCGTGGGCAACCGGGTACTGATTGGTATGGGCGCTATTATACTGGACGGCGCCCATGTGAGTGATGACGTGATATTGGGTGCGGGTTCCCTGGTGCCACCCGGTAAAGTATTGGAGAGTGGTTATCTCTATGTAGGCAGCCCGGCCAAGCAGGCCAGACCGCTGACCGAAGCTGAACTTAAGTTTCTCCCCCAGTCAGCCCAAAACTACGTACTGCTGAAAGATGAATATCTGCAGGAGCAATCTCCCGCTTAA
- a CDS encoding YkgJ family cysteine cluster protein, whose protein sequence is MECRLGCGACCIAPSISSPIPGMPDGKPAGVRCVQLSDDNLCLIFGRADRPNVCSDFKATIDVCGSSNAEALWIITSLETQTS, encoded by the coding sequence GTGGAATGTCGTTTGGGTTGTGGTGCATGCTGTATCGCCCCCTCTATCAGTAGCCCCATTCCGGGAATGCCGGATGGCAAGCCAGCAGGCGTACGTTGTGTGCAGCTCAGCGATGACAACCTTTGCCTTATCTTCGGCCGCGCTGACAGACCCAATGTCTGCAGTGACTTTAAAGCCACCATAGATGTCTGTGGCTCCTCCAATGCCGAAGCACTTTGGATTATTACTTCCCTCGAGACACAAACCAGCTGA
- a CDS encoding Rrf2 family transcriptional regulator, whose translation MQLTRYTDFGIRTLMYMAVQPERTALFRIAEITDVFDLSPNHVSKIVHHLGKAGYLHTVRGKAGGFRLAKPAAEINLGALVRELEHSLAPIDCSKPYCRLLPACQLKGVLANAVQAYLAVLDQYQLADIVTNREELLALLPDSTISILQLD comes from the coding sequence ATGCAACTGACCCGCTATACGGATTTTGGGATTCGCACCCTGATGTATATGGCTGTTCAACCTGAGCGTACGGCTCTGTTCCGTATTGCAGAAATCACGGATGTATTTGATTTATCACCAAACCACGTATCCAAAATCGTACATCATCTGGGTAAAGCCGGCTATTTGCACACTGTCAGAGGCAAGGCTGGAGGCTTTCGGCTTGCCAAACCGGCTGCTGAGATAAACCTTGGTGCCCTGGTTCGTGAGCTTGAGCATTCCCTGGCTCCCATCGATTGCAGTAAACCCTATTGCCGCTTGCTGCCAGCGTGTCAGTTAAAGGGGGTTTTGGCCAATGCAGTGCAGGCATATTTGGCTGTGTTGGATCAGTACCAGCTGGCCGACATAGTCACCAACAGAGAAGAGTTGTTGGCTTTGCTGCCAGACTCGACTATTTCAATCTTACAACTGGACTAG
- a CDS encoding divergent polysaccharide deacetylase family protein — protein sequence MRYLIGLLLAAGMFTAHGAQLAIIIDDIGYRHTDEDVLSLPKDITLSVIPSSPLGVKLAGKGHQRGHEIMLHLPMQSLNARPLGQGGLTSDMNEQEIKRKVDDAMVRIPFAKGANNHMGSMLTQLDSHMQWVMERLKHNNLYFVDSLTTKYSKAGAKADQLGVPLLKRHVFLDNDTSKRGLEKQFKLMMEQAHQQGFVVAIAHPHPATVKFLKANLHRLRDEGINLVPTSELLPYRLAQQQGASPVVRLK from the coding sequence GTGCGCTATTTGATTGGTTTGCTGCTAGCAGCAGGGATGTTTACAGCCCACGGGGCCCAACTGGCTATCATCATCGACGATATTGGCTATCGTCATACCGATGAGGACGTCCTGTCACTTCCAAAAGACATCACCCTTTCTGTGATCCCATCTAGCCCCCTCGGCGTCAAACTTGCGGGTAAAGGGCACCAACGGGGCCATGAGATCATGCTCCATCTCCCCATGCAATCACTGAACGCCAGACCGCTCGGTCAGGGGGGGCTTACCAGTGATATGAATGAACAGGAGATCAAACGCAAAGTAGATGACGCCATGGTGAGAATTCCCTTTGCCAAGGGGGCAAATAATCACATGGGTAGCATGCTCACACAGCTGGACAGCCATATGCAGTGGGTGATGGAGAGGCTAAAGCACAACAATTTATACTTTGTCGACAGTTTAACAACCAAGTACAGCAAGGCAGGTGCCAAAGCCGACCAGCTCGGCGTTCCTTTGCTTAAACGTCATGTTTTTCTCGATAATGACACCAGCAAACGTGGCTTGGAAAAGCAATTCAAACTCATGATGGAACAGGCACATCAGCAGGGATTTGTGGTGGCTATCGCCCACCCCCATCCGGCAACGGTAAAGTTCCTCAAAGCCAACCTTCACAGGCTCAGGGACGAAGGAATTAACCTGGTTCCAACCTCTGAGCTACTGCCCTACCGCCTGGCTCAGCAACAAGGTGCTAGTCCAGTTGTAAGATTGAAATAG
- a CDS encoding S41 family peptidase, with product MKQFIRYLGAMVFGLALGISVSLSGQENARSVLSQYDYPLLVDIMDTIETYYVNQISRDELVEGAIEGMFKKLDPYSGYLSHQDLINIRDTNRGEYFGYGFEIASDNKLIRIVSPFSGSPADKAGIMAGDTIIAVNAHQVADMDLNTVLAEIRYHSLNDLPITLTLEHSDKLSYQVTLRPATISVASVQGRWLEGDIAYVRLTSFQDNTTEELVQQLSQWKSPKGLILDLRNNPGGLLDQAIRIADLFLAKGRIVSTSGRYFDANSDYFASPQTLMTNVPMMVLINKGSASASEVLAAALQENGRALLIGETSFGKGTVQSLIPTVNMDSAIKLTIAHYNTPKGHNIHAKGIEPDIKIAAQNTVKDAADMPIIGSEQPKTQLEDQTLASAIAWIENQK from the coding sequence ATGAAGCAGTTCATCCGTTATCTCGGTGCCATGGTCTTCGGTTTGGCGCTGGGCATTTCAGTCAGTCTCTCCGGGCAGGAAAACGCCCGTTCAGTGCTCAGCCAGTATGACTACCCATTGTTGGTAGACATCATGGACACCATAGAGACCTATTATGTGAATCAGATAAGCAGGGATGAACTCGTCGAAGGCGCCATTGAGGGCATGTTCAAAAAGCTCGACCCCTATTCGGGCTACCTGTCTCATCAGGATCTTATCAATATCCGCGATACCAACCGGGGTGAGTACTTCGGCTACGGCTTTGAAATTGCTTCTGACAACAAACTCATACGTATCGTGTCGCCCTTTTCCGGCTCTCCCGCCGACAAAGCCGGAATTATGGCCGGCGATACCATTATTGCTGTGAATGCGCATCAGGTGGCTGACATGGATCTCAATACTGTGCTGGCAGAAATTCGCTACCACAGCCTGAATGACCTACCCATCACCCTGACACTGGAGCACAGTGACAAACTCAGCTATCAGGTCACCCTAAGGCCTGCGACCATTTCTGTGGCATCGGTTCAGGGACGTTGGTTAGAGGGCGACATTGCCTATGTTCGGCTCACCAGTTTTCAGGACAACACCACAGAAGAGCTCGTACAGCAGCTCAGCCAATGGAAATCCCCCAAGGGACTCATCCTCGATTTGCGGAATAATCCGGGGGGGCTTTTGGATCAAGCCATCAGAATTGCCGACTTGTTTCTGGCAAAGGGGCGTATCGTCTCCACATCTGGGCGGTACTTCGATGCCAATTCTGACTACTTCGCCTCGCCGCAAACCTTGATGACCAACGTCCCCATGATGGTGCTTATCAATAAGGGGTCTGCCTCAGCCTCGGAAGTACTTGCCGCAGCGCTGCAGGAGAATGGCAGAGCCTTGCTTATCGGTGAAACCAGCTTTGGCAAAGGCACTGTGCAAAGCCTTATCCCCACCGTCAATATGGACAGCGCCATCAAGCTTACCATTGCCCATTACAACACCCCAAAAGGCCATAATATTCATGCCAAAGGCATAGAGCCTGATATTAAAATTGCCGCTCAGAATACTGTTAAAGATGCCGCCGATATGCCTATAATCGGCTCAGAACAACCGAAAACTCAACTTGAAGATCAGACCTTGGCATCGGCCATTGCCTGGATTGAAAACCAAAAATAA